In the genome of Hymenobacter taeanensis, one region contains:
- a CDS encoding SDR family NAD(P)-dependent oxidoreductase — translation MDLQLTGKVALITGSTGGIGLAIARGLAAEGAQVIITGRTEGRIQEARAAIQAAVPQANVRGVAVDFGKPEEVAALLREVNAVDILVNNVGIFDPKPFVEIPDEEWLHFFEVNVMSGVRLSRHYFPQMLANDWGRIIFISSESGLQIPEEMIHYGTTKTAQLAVARGLAELTKGTSVTVNSVLPGPTASEGVQEFIGKMAAEGKTPKEAEHEFFRDARPSSLLQRFATTEEVANMVVYLSSPLASATNGASVRVDGGVIRSIG, via the coding sequence ATGGACTTACAACTGACCGGCAAGGTGGCCCTCATCACAGGCTCTACGGGTGGCATTGGCCTGGCAATTGCGCGCGGCCTGGCCGCAGAAGGCGCTCAAGTTATCATCACTGGCCGCACAGAAGGCCGCATTCAGGAAGCGCGCGCTGCAATTCAGGCGGCGGTGCCGCAGGCCAACGTGCGTGGCGTAGCCGTAGATTTTGGTAAGCCCGAGGAGGTAGCGGCCCTGTTGCGCGAAGTAAACGCCGTGGATATTCTGGTGAACAACGTGGGCATTTTCGACCCCAAGCCATTTGTTGAGATTCCTGATGAAGAGTGGCTCCACTTTTTTGAGGTAAATGTGATGAGCGGCGTGCGTCTCTCGCGCCACTACTTCCCGCAGATGTTGGCCAACGACTGGGGCCGCATCATCTTTATCTCCAGCGAATCGGGGCTGCAGATACCGGAGGAGATGATTCATTACGGCACAACCAAAACGGCGCAGCTGGCCGTGGCGCGGGGCCTGGCGGAGCTTACCAAGGGCACTAGCGTTACGGTAAACTCCGTGCTGCCGGGCCCTACCGCCTCTGAGGGAGTGCAGGAGTTTATTGGCAAAATGGCCGCCGAGGGCAAAACCCCGAAGGAAGCTGAGCACGAGTTCTTCCGGGATGCTCGTCCCTCTTCGCTGCTGCAGCGCTTTGCTACCACCGAGGAAGTAGCCAACATGGTAGTCTACCTCTCCAGTCCGCTGGCCTCGGCTACCAACGGCGCCTCCGTGCGCGTTGATGGTGGCGTTATCCGGAGCATTGGCTAG
- a CDS encoding YitT family protein — protein sequence MFFQQMLLERNKRAALEGAPRPVGPLPEFPVDALGAARRRMRRGLLQAGFIVTGIFSAALGLKGFLLPNEFIDGGVTGISLLTNQLTGLSLSALIVVINIPFIIMGYYQLGKGFALRTLAAILGLALVLLVISFPVIATDKLLIAVFGGFFLGAGIGLTVRGGAVLDGTEILAVYISKKTPLSVGDIVLVINVFIFIVAAMLLSVNTALYSILAYLSAAKTMDFIIEGIEEYTGVTIISQHSDKIRLMITEKLGRGATIYMGKRGFGSHGDQLESLDIIFTLVTRLEVGRLTDEIDRLDPQAFVVMSSVRDTKGGLVKRRPLH from the coding sequence ATGTTTTTTCAGCAAATGTTGCTTGAGCGCAACAAAAGAGCCGCCCTTGAGGGGGCACCTCGTCCTGTAGGGCCACTGCCCGAGTTCCCTGTTGATGCGCTGGGTGCCGCCCGCCGGCGTATGCGGCGGGGCCTGCTGCAGGCAGGCTTTATTGTAACAGGTATATTTTCAGCTGCCTTGGGTCTCAAGGGGTTCTTGCTGCCCAATGAGTTTATTGACGGCGGTGTTACGGGTATTTCCCTGCTTACTAATCAGTTGACGGGCCTGTCCTTGTCGGCGCTGATAGTAGTTATCAATATCCCATTCATCATAATGGGCTATTACCAGCTAGGCAAAGGGTTTGCCTTGCGCACGTTGGCCGCCATTCTGGGGCTGGCGTTGGTGCTGCTGGTAATTTCCTTCCCGGTTATTGCCACCGATAAGCTGTTAATTGCCGTGTTTGGGGGCTTCTTCCTGGGGGCCGGCATTGGCCTCACGGTTCGCGGCGGGGCCGTGCTCGACGGGACTGAAATTCTGGCCGTGTATATCAGCAAGAAAACACCCCTGAGTGTGGGCGATATTGTGCTGGTGATAAACGTGTTCATCTTCATAGTGGCCGCCATGCTGCTCTCCGTCAACACGGCCCTCTATTCCATCCTGGCCTACCTGTCGGCGGCTAAAACCATGGATTTTATTATTGAGGGCATTGAGGAGTACACGGGCGTCACCATCATCTCCCAGCACTCCGATAAAATCAGGCTGATGATAACTGAGAAGCTGGGCCGCGGTGCTACCATTTACATGGGCAAGCGCGGCTTCGGCAGCCACGGCGACCAGCTGGAGTCACTCGACATCATTTTCACGCTGGTTACCCGCCTAGAAGTAGGCCGGCTCACCGATGAAATAGACCGCCTCGATCCGCAGGCATTTGTAGTGATGAGCAGCGTGCGTGATACCAAAGGCGGCCTGGTAAAGCGGCGCCCTTTGCACTAG
- a CDS encoding NAD(P)/FAD-dependent oxidoreductase gives MSVSEPITYDVLLVGAGPAGTACALALRTSGLRVALVDKARFPRDKICGDAIPSPTLKALARLNPTYAAELRTLTAPHRAEVAHSRLVAPSGAEVSISWKAPAFNSPRLHFDDALLQLVRRHTSTEVLENWPVQAVEATSEHVTLRSSQPELAPLRGRLVIGCDGAHSVVGRQLAPWPLNRARHCAAVRAYYTGVQQAPETTSDFFFLRRHLAGYCWVFPVGNGVYNVGFGMLSADIARNQVDLKQVLRQLLAEHPGLAPRFREARLLGEVRGFGLPLGGSARPLTGCRALLCGDAAALIDPMQGHGIDKAVQSGILAAEHTMRCFQQNDFGPASLHHYQEEVEHRIGRALGHRYRLMRLLAARPWLVDAVLSLARVPWVKRVFVKAIG, from the coding sequence GTGTCTGTTTCTGAACCTATTACCTACGATGTGCTTCTGGTAGGCGCCGGCCCAGCGGGTACGGCCTGTGCCCTGGCCCTGCGCACTAGTGGCCTACGGGTTGCGCTGGTAGATAAGGCCCGGTTTCCGCGCGACAAAATCTGCGGCGACGCCATTCCTAGTCCTACCCTCAAAGCACTGGCGCGGCTCAACCCGACCTATGCCGCCGAGCTACGCACCCTCACGGCTCCGCACCGCGCCGAGGTAGCCCATAGCCGGTTAGTAGCACCAAGTGGGGCGGAGGTAAGCATCAGCTGGAAAGCACCCGCCTTCAATAGCCCGCGCCTGCACTTCGATGATGCCCTGCTACAGCTCGTGCGCCGCCATACCAGCACCGAGGTGCTGGAAAACTGGCCTGTGCAGGCCGTAGAAGCCACATCAGAGCACGTTACTCTGCGCTCCAGCCAGCCAGAGCTGGCCCCCCTCAGAGGTCGGCTGGTCATTGGCTGCGATGGGGCTCACTCAGTGGTGGGCCGCCAGCTGGCACCCTGGCCTCTCAACCGGGCCCGTCATTGTGCCGCCGTGCGCGCCTACTATACCGGCGTGCAGCAGGCCCCCGAAACCACCAGCGACTTCTTTTTTCTGCGCCGCCACCTGGCTGGCTATTGTTGGGTGTTTCCGGTGGGCAACGGGGTGTATAACGTGGGCTTCGGGATGCTCTCGGCTGATATAGCCCGCAACCAGGTTGACCTGAAGCAGGTCCTGCGGCAACTGCTGGCCGAGCACCCGGGCCTGGCGCCCCGCTTCCGGGAGGCCCGGCTGCTGGGGGAGGTAAGGGGCTTTGGCCTGCCGCTGGGCGGTTCTGCCAGGCCACTTACCGGTTGCCGCGCCCTGCTCTGCGGCGATGCCGCCGCCCTCATTGACCCCATGCAGGGCCACGGCATTGATAAAGCAGTGCAGAGCGGCATTCTGGCGGCAGAGCACACCATGCGCTGCTTTCAACAGAACGATTTTGGGCCTGCTAGTTTGCACCACTACCAAGAAGAAGTTGAGCACCGTATTGGCCGGGCCCTAGGCCACCGCTACCGCCTGATGCGGCTGCTGGCTGCCCGGCCCTGGCTGGTGGATGCAGTGTTGAGCCTAGCCAGGGTACCCTGGGTGAAGCGAGTATTCGTGAAAGCCATCGGCTAA
- a CDS encoding DUF4174 domain-containing protein, which produces MKCSAFLLLTAAVLCAAVALAQTTPEPLATWLPKQRWQRRVVLLCAPSSSSSALLVQQQRFASAAAAMQEHDLVVREVLTEQLSAADMHYLTKKLGVKSSGFTLLLIGKDGGVKRRETQAITAESLFQTIDVMPMRRSEARTTKRP; this is translated from the coding sequence ATGAAATGTTCTGCTTTCCTGCTCCTGACTGCTGCGGTGTTGTGCGCCGCGGTGGCGCTGGCCCAAACCACCCCTGAGCCGTTGGCCACTTGGCTCCCCAAGCAGCGCTGGCAGCGCCGCGTGGTGTTGCTGTGCGCTCCAAGCAGCAGCAGCTCCGCGCTACTGGTCCAGCAGCAGCGCTTTGCCTCAGCGGCGGCCGCCATGCAGGAGCACGACTTAGTAGTACGGGAGGTGCTAACTGAGCAGCTTTCGGCGGCTGATATGCACTACCTAACCAAAAAGCTTGGGGTAAAATCCAGTGGTTTTACACTTTTGCTTATCGGAAAAGATGGGGGTGTGAAGCGGCGCGAAACCCAGGCCATTACAGCTGAGTCGCTTTTTCAGACCATTGATGTAATGCCCATGCGCCGCAGTGAGGCCCGAACCACTAAGCGGCCCTAG
- a CDS encoding alpha/beta hydrolase — translation MLQSEVPAPATYSQYVPDILGEGFEQLTITPADSPDYEGDVFSTLVRYQAAAPTTRAVLYVHGFNDYFFQRELAQNYGAHQFNFYALDLRKYGRSIRPHQRPNNVRDLREYFHDLHAALARLREEGNTTIVLSGHSTGGLITSLYVREHQEQAGIAALVLNSPFLEMHQPWLLRKIGIPLMRRVGARWPDLQLKTALSAVYGESLHRSYRGEWDYNLEWKPNQVFGMNAGWLRAIRWGHAQIRRSLNIKVPVLVLHSDRTARRGHPEDVFETDVVLNVAHIRELSPWLGSRVTEHAVEGAIHDVFLSREKVRTEAYRVLFEWLGRVLPAA, via the coding sequence ATGTTGCAGTCAGAAGTACCCGCTCCCGCCACTTATTCACAGTACGTGCCCGATATCCTTGGTGAGGGATTCGAGCAGCTTACCATTACCCCCGCCGACTCGCCCGATTACGAAGGGGACGTGTTCAGTACCTTGGTCCGGTACCAGGCCGCGGCACCCACCACCCGCGCCGTGCTCTATGTGCACGGCTTCAACGACTACTTTTTTCAGCGTGAGCTAGCCCAGAACTACGGCGCGCACCAGTTCAACTTTTACGCCCTCGATTTGCGCAAATACGGCCGCTCTATCCGGCCTCATCAGCGCCCCAACAACGTCCGCGACCTGCGCGAATACTTCCACGACCTGCACGCGGCGCTTGCTCGGCTTCGGGAAGAAGGCAACACCACCATTGTGCTGAGTGGCCACTCCACCGGCGGGCTCATTACGTCTCTGTATGTGAGGGAGCACCAAGAGCAGGCTGGCATTGCTGCCCTGGTGCTCAATAGTCCTTTTCTGGAGATGCACCAGCCCTGGCTGCTGCGGAAAATTGGTATTCCATTGATGAGAAGGGTAGGCGCCCGGTGGCCTGATTTGCAGCTAAAGACCGCTCTTTCAGCTGTGTACGGAGAAAGCCTGCACCGCTCTTACCGGGGAGAGTGGGACTACAACCTGGAGTGGAAGCCTAACCAGGTATTTGGCATGAATGCGGGCTGGCTCCGGGCTATTCGGTGGGGGCACGCGCAAATCCGGCGGAGCCTGAATATTAAGGTGCCCGTACTGGTGCTGCATTCTGATAGAACGGCCCGGCGCGGGCATCCGGAAGATGTGTTTGAAACTGATGTAGTCCTCAACGTAGCCCATATCCGGGAGCTTTCTCCCTGGTTGGGGTCTCGGGTAACCGAGCACGCCGTGGAAGGCGCTATTCACGATGTGTTTCTGTCACGGGAGAAGGTGCGCACTGAGGCCTACCGCGTACTCTTTGAATGGCTGGGGCGGGTGCTGCCAGCTGCCTAA
- a CDS encoding L,D-transpeptidase family protein produces MRLLLWAVSLFTACYLPSSVPTDPAFRQDQLRYPRVRDAYAVVGSNMQAVLREHHLDAERLELFIRALKVERRVEAWGRNQGEGEYQLLRTFRLAGTSGTLGPKRRLHDGQVPEGFYYINRFNPISQYHLSLGLDYPNAADLVRSGLEDPGKDIFIHGSDVTIGCLPITDAGIRELYVLAVEARTAGQTAIPVHIFPFELTAGNLAHRLGNPHVRFWQELAPGYQYFADHHQLPNVTVTERGTYTVQ; encoded by the coding sequence ATGCGTCTGTTGCTTTGGGCCGTTTCCCTCTTCACGGCCTGTTACCTCCCCTCCTCAGTTCCTACTGACCCAGCCTTCCGGCAAGACCAGCTTCGTTACCCCCGCGTGCGGGATGCTTACGCGGTTGTGGGGAGCAATATGCAGGCTGTTTTGCGGGAGCACCACCTTGATGCGGAACGGCTGGAGCTGTTTATTCGGGCGCTGAAGGTAGAGCGGCGGGTAGAGGCGTGGGGCCGCAACCAGGGCGAGGGCGAGTATCAGCTGCTGCGCACGTTTCGGCTGGCCGGCACCTCGGGCACGCTTGGGCCCAAGCGCCGCCTCCACGATGGGCAGGTGCCCGAGGGTTTCTACTACATCAACCGCTTCAACCCCATCAGCCAGTACCACCTGTCATTGGGCCTTGACTACCCCAACGCCGCTGACCTGGTGCGCAGTGGCCTGGAAGATCCGGGCAAAGACATTTTCATTCACGGCTCCGACGTTACCATCGGCTGCTTGCCCATCACCGATGCGGGCATTCGGGAGCTGTACGTGCTGGCCGTAGAGGCCCGTACCGCCGGACAAACAGCTATTCCGGTGCACATTTTCCCGTTTGAGCTTACTGCCGGCAACCTCGCCCACCGCCTTGGCAATCCGCACGTGCGCTTCTGGCAAGAGTTGGCCCCCGGCTACCAGTACTTCGCCGACCATCACCAGCTGCCCAACGTAACGGTAACTGAGCGCGGCACCTACACGGTGCAGTAA
- a CDS encoding NUDIX hydrolase, whose translation MSIPSISDVPLPKNLRESAVLVPVFRDAAGHLQIVMVRRAAFGVHGGQLAFPGGKRDPEDATLEATALREAHEEVSLLPGNVEVLAALPTVPVLSGFCIAPFLGRIRRPEVWEWQTHEIDEVLEIPLPHLTNEANHTEEEWQLPGWPSARRVPFYHIGAYKLWGASYNIIRPLIPRLLAGEWEV comes from the coding sequence ATGTCTATTCCATCAATTTCCGACGTTCCACTTCCCAAAAACTTACGCGAGTCGGCAGTACTGGTACCGGTATTTCGGGATGCCGCCGGGCACTTGCAGATTGTGATGGTACGCCGGGCGGCTTTTGGCGTGCATGGCGGGCAGTTGGCTTTCCCCGGCGGCAAGCGCGACCCCGAAGATGCCACATTAGAGGCTACAGCCCTGCGGGAGGCGCACGAAGAAGTGAGCTTGCTGCCCGGCAATGTGGAGGTACTCGCGGCCCTGCCCACCGTACCAGTGCTCTCGGGCTTTTGCATTGCCCCATTTCTGGGCCGTATTCGCAGGCCCGAGGTGTGGGAATGGCAAACCCACGAGATTGATGAAGTGCTGGAGATTCCGCTGCCCCACCTCACCAACGAGGCCAACCACACCGAGGAAGAATGGCAGCTCCCCGGCTGGCCCAGCGCGCGGCGCGTGCCGTTTTACCATATTGGCGCCTACAAGCTCTGGGGTGCCAGCTACAACATCATCCGGCCGCTTATTCCCAGACTGCTCGCCGGAGAATGGGAGGTATGA
- a CDS encoding YncE family protein, with translation MRRLSLLLLLLLPALASFAQREQSIWLFGQQAGLSFPADGGAPTPLLTSKMTTYEGSAVATNQQGQLLFYTNGEFVFNRQHQVMPNGKKLMGSNSSTQSALIVPDPGSGNVFYVFTVAAQGNGNGLRYSTVDMTRDNGLGDVPRANALLITPVAEKLAAVRHQNGRDVWIVAHRWNSNAFVTFLVTADGVQGKPILSNVGSMHAGPGRNAIGAMKFSPDGKKLAVALWREANKYEVFDFDRNTGKVSNAKSFAPYPEAYGVEFSPDGSKLYGSSNGEGGGEAQIFQFDLKTGKATVVGKSANRKVGSLQRAPDGNIYVAREDNPYLGIIQNPNSDKATYLDNGLKLGGRRSKLGLPNFITEPR, from the coding sequence ATGAGACGACTTTCGCTTTTGTTGCTTTTGCTGTTGCCGGCCCTGGCTTCCTTTGCCCAACGGGAGCAGTCTATCTGGCTGTTTGGCCAGCAAGCTGGGTTGAGCTTCCCAGCCGATGGCGGCGCGCCCACCCCGCTGCTCACCAGCAAAATGACCACCTATGAAGGCTCGGCGGTGGCTACCAATCAGCAGGGGCAGCTGCTGTTTTATACCAACGGCGAATTTGTGTTCAACCGCCAGCACCAGGTAATGCCCAATGGCAAAAAGCTGATGGGCTCCAACTCCAGCACCCAGAGTGCGCTTATTGTGCCCGACCCCGGCAGCGGCAACGTGTTCTACGTGTTCACGGTAGCGGCCCAGGGCAACGGCAATGGCCTGCGCTATTCCACCGTAGACATGACCCGCGACAATGGCCTCGGCGACGTGCCCCGGGCCAATGCCCTCCTGATTACGCCCGTGGCCGAGAAGCTGGCGGCCGTGCGCCACCAAAACGGCCGCGACGTCTGGATTGTGGCGCACCGCTGGAATTCCAACGCTTTTGTAACCTTCCTGGTAACAGCCGATGGGGTACAGGGCAAACCTATTCTGAGTAATGTAGGCTCTATGCACGCCGGCCCCGGCCGCAATGCCATTGGCGCCATGAAGTTCTCGCCCGATGGTAAGAAGCTGGCCGTGGCGCTGTGGCGCGAGGCCAACAAATACGAAGTCTTCGACTTTGACCGCAACACCGGCAAAGTAAGCAACGCGAAGTCCTTTGCGCCCTACCCCGAGGCCTACGGCGTGGAGTTCTCGCCCGATGGCAGCAAGCTTTACGGCTCCAGCAACGGCGAAGGCGGCGGCGAGGCCCAGATCTTCCAGTTCGACCTCAAAACCGGCAAGGCCACAGTAGTTGGCAAGTCGGCGAATCGGAAAGTAGGCTCCCTGCAGCGCGCCCCCGATGGCAACATCTACGTGGCCCGCGAAGACAACCCTTACCTCGGCATTATCCAGAACCCCAACTCCGATAAAGCCACCTACCTCGATAACGGCCTCAAACTTGGGGGGCGTCGCAGCAAGCTAGGCCTCCCCAACTTCATCACCGAACCGCGGTGA
- a CDS encoding DUF5723 family protein: MKPTRLSLMLGLALSVPTALHAQNELSNFTATGRGGVATTFATDYQAIGINPANLGRVGGATFSFTLGEVGAGVGSQSLTRQQLRKFIYNTKDQLPQTDRLELARAFTSDNALNLNADATTLGLSVQLPVIGGIAISNRIRTAGHVALNKNAAELLFLGREAPVYTSVGAGGTVPLVSEALAGTDLQFSLLNEFNLAWGTRLIDLPLFQLSAGAGYRYIQGLGIVDIQVEPGNLQAYSSMSPLFDINYGSVAANPNFNLRNGSGLKPVGTGHGFDLGLAAEAGKALRLGIAITDIGHMDWEGNLVTANDQPLKRLNSSGVGTYNFIKEATQIFAAGTDSLFDYQASQTRRADLPTKLRAGAGLRISEYFEAGLDVTLPLNNVAGNLPATFVGAGLDYKPVHWLRLSSGLTGGAGYGLSVPLGFTLTTSAYEAGISTRDVVGLVASKNPYLSVAAGFLRFKFGGQSQ; encoded by the coding sequence ATGAAACCCACTCGTCTTTCCCTGATGCTGGGGCTGGCCCTTAGCGTGCCCACCGCTCTGCACGCCCAAAACGAGCTTAGCAACTTCACGGCTACCGGCCGCGGCGGCGTGGCCACCACCTTTGCCACCGATTATCAGGCCATTGGTATTAACCCCGCCAACCTGGGCCGGGTGGGAGGTGCTACGTTCTCGTTTACGCTGGGTGAGGTGGGCGCCGGCGTGGGCTCTCAGTCGCTCACGCGCCAGCAGCTGCGCAAGTTCATCTACAACACTAAAGACCAACTGCCGCAAACCGACCGGCTGGAGCTGGCGCGGGCGTTTACCTCCGACAATGCCCTGAACCTAAACGCCGATGCCACCACGCTGGGGCTCTCAGTGCAGCTGCCCGTAATTGGCGGCATTGCTATCAGCAACCGCATCCGGACGGCGGGGCACGTGGCCCTGAACAAGAATGCGGCCGAGCTGCTGTTTCTGGGCCGCGAGGCACCGGTGTATACCTCAGTGGGGGCGGGGGGCACGGTGCCGCTGGTATCAGAAGCCCTGGCCGGCACCGACCTGCAATTTTCCCTGCTCAACGAGTTCAACCTGGCCTGGGGCACCCGGCTGATTGATCTGCCCCTGTTCCAGCTCTCGGCCGGGGCGGGTTACCGGTACATCCAGGGGCTGGGCATTGTGGATATTCAAGTGGAGCCCGGCAACTTACAGGCCTACAGCTCCATGTCGCCGCTGTTTGATATTAACTACGGCTCTGTTGCCGCTAATCCTAACTTTAATCTGCGCAACGGCAGTGGCCTTAAGCCTGTGGGCACTGGCCACGGCTTCGACCTGGGCCTGGCCGCCGAAGCTGGCAAAGCCCTCCGGCTGGGTATAGCCATTACCGACATTGGGCACATGGATTGGGAAGGCAACCTGGTTACGGCCAACGACCAGCCCCTCAAGCGCCTTAACTCCAGTGGCGTTGGAACTTATAACTTCATCAAAGAAGCCACTCAGATATTCGCGGCCGGCACCGATAGTCTATTCGATTACCAGGCCAGCCAAACCCGTCGTGCCGATTTGCCCACTAAGCTGCGCGCCGGCGCCGGGCTGCGCATCAGCGAGTACTTTGAGGCTGGCCTTGATGTAACGCTGCCCCTGAACAACGTGGCCGGTAACCTCCCCGCCACCTTCGTGGGTGCCGGCCTCGACTACAAGCCCGTGCACTGGCTGCGCCTAAGCAGCGGCCTGACCGGCGGAGCCGGCTACGGCCTCAGCGTGCCACTGGGCTTCACGCTCACTACCTCCGCCTACGAGGCCGGCATCAGTACCCGCGACGTGGTAGGCCTGGTAGCCTCTAAAAACCCTTACCTCTCAGTAGCCGCCGGCTTCCTCCGCTTCAAGTTCGGTGGCCAGTCGCAGTAG
- the meaB gene encoding methylmalonyl Co-A mutase-associated GTPase MeaB, producing MAKRFSVSEYTDGILAGNRVLLSRAITLVESTLPSDQALAQQVLDAVLPYAGRSVRVGITGVPGVGKSTFIEALGLHLVRELGHRLAVLAVDPSSQRSGGSILGDKTRMNQLAAHPQAYIRPSPAGRSLGGVTRSTREALVLCEAAGHNVIFVETVGVGQSETAVHGMVDFFLLLMLAGAGDELQGIKKGIMEMADAVTITKADGGNEQAARRARVEYQNALHLFPLAPSQWSPVVTVSSAVTGAGVPAVWQLVEQYVQQTQESGYFQRRRQEQNLHWLHETIRETLETRFYARPDIAARLPEIREQVMNGRKSAFGAAEELLGQ from the coding sequence TTGGCAAAACGCTTCTCCGTTTCTGAGTACACCGATGGCATTTTAGCCGGCAACCGCGTGCTGCTGAGCCGGGCCATTACGCTGGTGGAAAGCACCCTGCCCTCCGACCAGGCCCTGGCTCAGCAAGTGCTTGATGCGGTGCTGCCCTACGCGGGCCGCTCGGTGCGGGTGGGTATTACGGGCGTGCCGGGCGTGGGCAAAAGCACGTTTATTGAGGCGCTAGGCCTGCATCTGGTGCGAGAGCTAGGCCACCGCCTGGCCGTGCTGGCCGTTGACCCCTCCTCGCAGCGCAGCGGCGGCAGCATTCTCGGCGACAAAACGCGCATGAACCAGCTGGCCGCGCATCCGCAGGCCTACATCCGGCCCTCTCCCGCCGGCCGCAGCCTCGGGGGCGTCACGCGCAGCACCCGCGAGGCCCTGGTACTCTGCGAAGCCGCCGGCCACAACGTGATATTTGTGGAAACCGTGGGTGTAGGCCAGAGCGAAACCGCCGTGCACGGCATGGTCGATTTCTTCCTGCTGCTGATGCTGGCTGGCGCCGGCGACGAGCTGCAGGGCATCAAGAAAGGCATCATGGAAATGGCCGATGCCGTCACCATCACCAAAGCCGATGGTGGCAACGAGCAGGCCGCCCGCCGGGCCCGCGTGGAGTACCAGAATGCCCTGCACCTGTTTCCGCTGGCGCCCTCGCAGTGGAGCCCCGTGGTCACGGTTTCTTCGGCGGTAACGGGGGCAGGCGTGCCGGCCGTGTGGCAGCTGGTGGAGCAGTACGTGCAGCAAACGCAGGAGAGCGGCTACTTCCAGCGCCGCCGCCAGGAGCAAAACCTGCACTGGCTCCACGAAACCATCCGCGAAACCCTGGAAACCCGCTTCTACGCCCGCCCCGATATTGCCGCCCGCCTCCCCGAAATCAGAGAGCAGGTAATGAATGGCCGCAAGTCGGCATTCGGGGCCGCCGAGGAGCTGCTAGGCCAGTAG